One segment of Candidatus Methylomirabilota bacterium DNA contains the following:
- the lptD gene encoding LPS assembly protein LptD has translation MPPTRSRAVGIVLLPALLLLLAAPGGVLAQATRPAPLLLPQPGGGEVSVVADQMQQVGGATNLLIATGNVEIVRGMTRLLADRVELNRDTGEAVAQGKVVFYDGEDRLVGERIDYNLRTGTGVVYNGSAFSAPYYRLGAQRMDRVGESVYELKDASFTTCEDDNPPPWSFRFGSGTADLNDIVWGRDVSFLVGKVPLLPWFPFFAAAIRRERQSGFLYPSFGVSSQKGFFARVPYYWAIDDSQDLTVSLDTYANRGFGTTLEYRYIMSANARGQFNGFGVDEAFRDGDLRAAGTYRHSWQISPSLSFKVDANAVSDDRVLREYADRLSDRAQQRAETNVFVSKRWDTWNLVGNFFWYQDLTTPRPVELQRVPDIRLQGLRQPFPGLPGFLYETEASGTYFIRDVGAAGARADVHPRLFYPIPVFGFFTVTPFVGGRATYYDKRVVGERLTNVGGFLVEETENDRHVRVQAEGGVELETRLSRVWTMDGTWGLAALQHTIEPRVQWLEIRGLDQKANPVYDRTIDDIGKKSQLAYSIVQRLNAKTVSGPDEEPVRWEAARLTVTQIYNMLPDADEPFRDLGAELIVSPNQYFGLRGLGVWNLYGLGMRTATADIFANYRDLFRVSAGARFNEIGSPFNTVQAAVVTRLGSHMNVRASTEYDVLNGTKVENRVGVDIHFQCWSILLEYIDRHKNEDEFRFSVNLLGVGQTGTRFGTGSVLR, from the coding sequence ATGCCGCCTACCCGCTCGCGCGCCGTGGGGATCGTGCTGCTGCCGGCGTTGCTCCTTCTCCTCGCGGCGCCGGGCGGCGTCCTCGCGCAGGCCACGCGCCCCGCGCCGCTTCTCCTCCCGCAGCCGGGGGGCGGCGAGGTCAGCGTGGTCGCCGATCAGATGCAGCAGGTGGGGGGCGCCACCAATCTCCTGATCGCCACCGGCAACGTCGAGATCGTGCGCGGCATGACGCGGCTCCTCGCCGATCGTGTGGAGCTCAACCGCGACACCGGCGAGGCGGTCGCCCAGGGCAAGGTGGTGTTCTACGACGGCGAGGACCGCCTGGTCGGCGAGCGCATCGACTACAACCTGAGAACCGGCACGGGCGTCGTGTACAACGGCTCCGCATTCTCCGCGCCGTACTACCGGCTGGGCGCCCAGCGGATGGATCGCGTGGGGGAGAGCGTGTACGAGCTGAAGGACGCTTCGTTCACCACGTGTGAAGATGACAATCCGCCGCCGTGGTCCTTCCGCTTCGGCTCTGGCACCGCCGACCTCAACGACATCGTCTGGGGCCGTGACGTCTCGTTCCTGGTGGGCAAGGTGCCGCTGCTGCCGTGGTTCCCGTTCTTCGCGGCGGCGATCCGGCGCGAGCGGCAATCGGGCTTCCTGTACCCGAGTTTTGGGGTGTCCAGCCAGAAGGGCTTCTTCGCCCGGGTTCCCTATTACTGGGCCATCGATGACAGCCAGGACCTGACGGTATCGCTCGACACCTACGCCAACCGTGGCTTCGGCACCACGCTCGAGTACCGCTACATCATGTCGGCGAACGCGCGGGGCCAGTTCAACGGCTTCGGGGTCGACGAGGCATTTCGCGACGGCGACCTCCGGGCCGCGGGCACCTATCGCCACTCGTGGCAGATCAGTCCGAGCCTGTCCTTCAAGGTGGACGCCAATGCGGTGAGCGACGACCGGGTGCTCCGCGAGTACGCGGACCGGCTGTCCGACCGGGCCCAGCAGCGCGCAGAGACCAACGTGTTCGTGTCCAAGCGCTGGGACACCTGGAACCTCGTGGGCAACTTCTTTTGGTACCAGGACCTGACCACGCCACGTCCGGTCGAGCTGCAGCGCGTGCCGGATATTCGGCTCCAGGGGCTGCGCCAACCCTTCCCGGGCCTCCCTGGTTTCCTCTACGAGACGGAGGCCAGCGGCACCTATTTCATCAGAGATGTCGGCGCCGCCGGCGCGCGCGCGGACGTGCACCCGCGCCTCTTCTATCCAATCCCGGTCTTTGGCTTCTTCACGGTGACGCCGTTTGTGGGCGGCCGAGCCACGTACTACGACAAGCGGGTGGTGGGGGAGCGCCTGACCAATGTGGGCGGCTTCCTCGTCGAGGAAACGGAGAACGACCGGCACGTGCGCGTCCAGGCTGAGGGCGGCGTCGAGCTGGAAACGCGTCTCTCCCGCGTGTGGACCATGGACGGCACGTGGGGCCTCGCCGCCCTCCAGCACACCATCGAGCCGCGGGTGCAGTGGCTCGAGATCCGCGGGCTCGATCAGAAGGCGAATCCCGTGTACGACAGGACCATCGACGACATCGGCAAGAAGAGCCAGCTCGCGTACTCGATCGTGCAGCGGCTCAACGCCAAGACCGTCTCCGGACCCGACGAGGAGCCGGTGCGATGGGAGGCGGCCCGCCTCACCGTGACCCAGATCTACAACATGCTGCCCGACGCCGACGAGCCATTCCGCGATCTGGGCGCCGAGTTGATCGTGAGCCCCAACCAGTACTTCGGCCTCCGCGGATTGGGCGTCTGGAACCTGTACGGCCTGGGCATGCGCACCGCCACCGCCGATATCTTCGCCAATTACCGGGACCTCTTCAGAGTGTCCGCGGGGGCGCGCTTCAACGAGATCGGCTCGCCGTTCAACACCGTTCAAGCGGCCGTCGTGACCAGGCTCGGCTCGCACATGAACGTCCGGGCCTCCACCGAGTACGACGTCCTCAACGGCACCAAGGTGGAGAATCGGGTCGGGGTGGACATCCACTTTCAATGCTGGTCGATTTTGCTCGAGTACATCGATCGGCATAAGAACGAGGACGAGTTCCGCTTCTCCGTGAATCTGCTCGGTGTCGGCCAGACCGGAACGCGCTTCGGCACCGGCTCGGTGCTGCGATGA
- a CDS encoding decaprenyl-phosphate phosphoribosyltransferase yields MTRPMGLLTAVVVSLRPRQWVKNFFVFAGVIFSHQLFTPQAWRAAAAFALFCGLSGAIYLLNDVADAEKDRLHPDKRRRPVASGALSRGAALAIGLILLLVSLMLSFGLGVRFGLVALAYGVLLTAYTVRLKHLVILDVLTVALGFVLRAVAGAVAVDADISGWLLICTVLIALFLALGKRRHEYLTLHGDAASHRPILAEYSEGFIDQMIAVVTASTVTAYALYTMSPETVGKFHTRLLPLTLPFVLYGIFRYLYLLYRRQLGGNPSDLVLSDRALLANSVLWIATLLLLIYGPWGH; encoded by the coding sequence ATAACCCGCCCGATGGGGCTCCTCACCGCCGTCGTCGTCTCGCTGCGCCCGCGACAGTGGGTGAAGAACTTCTTCGTCTTCGCCGGCGTGATCTTCTCCCATCAGCTCTTCACTCCGCAGGCGTGGCGGGCGGCGGCGGCCTTCGCGCTCTTTTGCGGGCTCTCCGGCGCCATCTATCTCCTGAACGACGTCGCCGACGCCGAGAAAGACCGCCTTCATCCCGACAAGCGGCGCCGCCCCGTCGCCTCGGGGGCGCTGTCGCGCGGCGCCGCGCTCGCCATCGGCCTGATCCTCTTGCTCGTGAGCCTCATGCTGTCGTTCGGCCTCGGCGTGCGCTTCGGACTGGTCGCGCTCGCCTACGGCGTGCTCCTCACCGCGTACACGGTGCGGCTCAAGCATCTCGTCATCCTCGACGTGCTGACGGTGGCGCTGGGCTTCGTGCTCCGCGCGGTGGCGGGGGCGGTGGCGGTGGACGCCGACATCTCGGGTTGGCTGCTCATCTGCACCGTGCTCATCGCCCTCTTCCTGGCGCTCGGCAAGCGGCGCCACGAGTACCTCACCCTGCACGGCGACGCCGCCTCGCACCGCCCCATCCTCGCCGAGTACAGCGAGGGCTTCATCGACCAGATGATCGCGGTGGTCACCGCCTCCACCGTTACCGCCTACGCCCTCTACACGATGTCGCCGGAGACGGTGGGGAAGTTCCACACGCGCCTCCTTCCCTTGACCCTGCCGTTCGTGCTGTACGGGATCTTCCGCTACCTCTATCTCCTCTACCGCCGACAGCTGGGCGGCAACCCCTCCGATCTCGTCCTGTCCGACCGGGCCCTCCTTGCCAACAGCGTGCTCTGGATCGCGACCTTGCTCCTGCTGATCTACGGGCCGTGGGGGCATTGA
- a CDS encoding FAD-binding oxidoreductase, giving the protein MTPPLRAARESVAGWGRMPVRPGRVARPERLRLPPGEGIVLPRGLGRAYGDAAVPAREDALVLATPRADRILDWDPVSGRLTAEAGLSLAEILRLFLPRGWFPPVTPGTKFVTLGGCVACDVHGKNHHCDGSFGGFVERLGLLTADGKEIACGPDLDRELFLATVGGMGLTGLITEVTLRLRPVETGWIAMETEGVANLEQMAAALEASREAWPYTVGWIDCLAAGAGLGRGVLMRGRHATRAEVPTGDPRPRRALGVPLDAPEWLLSPLAMRAFNGLYYWMKAGRRGGAARPHQSLVSYESFFYPLDMITDWNRLYGRRGFLQFQCVVPRAAGLAAMRELLERIARAGSASFLAVIKDCGPAGPAPLSFPMEGVTLGLDLPYRGPATVTLVHELNAVVIAAGGRIYLAKDAVTRAEDFAQMMPRLPEWRAVRDRWDPAHRFRSAQSVRLLGDRN; this is encoded by the coding sequence GTGACGCCGCCGCTGCGCGCCGCGCGCGAGTCCGTCGCGGGCTGGGGCCGCATGCCCGTGCGCCCGGGGCGCGTGGCCCGGCCGGAGCGCCTGCGCCTGCCGCCCGGCGAGGGGATCGTGCTCCCCCGCGGGCTCGGCCGCGCGTACGGTGATGCCGCCGTGCCGGCGCGCGAGGACGCGCTGGTGCTGGCGACGCCGCGCGCCGACCGCATCCTCGACTGGGATCCCGTGTCCGGGCGGCTCACCGCCGAGGCCGGGCTGTCGCTTGCGGAGATCCTGCGCCTCTTCCTGCCGCGCGGATGGTTCCCTCCCGTCACGCCCGGCACCAAATTCGTGACGCTCGGCGGCTGTGTCGCCTGCGACGTGCATGGGAAGAACCATCACTGCGACGGTTCTTTCGGCGGCTTCGTGGAGCGGCTGGGGCTCCTCACCGCGGACGGCAAGGAGATCGCGTGCGGCCCCGATCTCGACCGCGAGCTGTTCCTCGCCACGGTGGGTGGCATGGGGCTCACCGGCCTCATCACCGAGGTCACCCTGCGACTGCGTCCCGTGGAGACGGGCTGGATCGCCATGGAGACGGAGGGGGTGGCCAATCTCGAGCAGATGGCGGCGGCCCTCGAGGCCTCGCGAGAGGCCTGGCCCTACACGGTGGGGTGGATCGACTGCCTCGCCGCGGGCGCGGGCCTGGGCCGCGGCGTGCTCATGCGCGGCCGCCACGCGACGCGCGCCGAGGTGCCCACCGGCGATCCGCGCCCCCGCCGCGCGCTGGGCGTGCCGCTGGATGCGCCCGAGTGGCTCCTGAGCCCGCTCGCGATGCGCGCCTTCAACGGGCTCTACTACTGGATGAAGGCGGGCCGCCGGGGCGGGGCGGCGAGGCCACATCAGAGCCTCGTGTCCTACGAGTCCTTCTTCTACCCGCTCGACATGATTACGGACTGGAATCGCCTCTATGGGCGCCGCGGCTTCCTCCAGTTCCAGTGCGTGGTGCCGCGGGCGGCCGGGCTCGCCGCCATGCGCGAGCTGCTCGAGCGCATCGCGCGGGCGGGCTCGGCCTCCTTCCTCGCCGTGATCAAGGACTGCGGGCCGGCCGGGCCCGCGCCCCTGTCGTTCCCCATGGAGGGCGTGACGCTGGGTCTCGATCTGCCGTATCGCGGTCCCGCCACGGTCACGCTCGTGCACGAGCTCAACGCGGTTGTCATCGCCGCGGGTGGGCGCATCTACCTGGCCAAGGATGCGGTGACGCGCGCCGAGGATTTCGCCCAGATGATGCCGCGCCTGCCGGAGTGGCGCGCCGTGCGCGACCGCTGGGACCCTGCCCACCGCTTCCGCTCGGCGCAATCCGTCAGACTGCTCGGAGACCGCAATTGA
- a CDS encoding SDR family NAD(P)-dependent oxidoreductase, with protein sequence MKAAFVGATRGMGKALARLMAERADALFLLGRDAATLTVAARDLEARGARAPVRVGPLDLADSTGFLAALDAADAALGRFDTFVVTGGLFGEQGELASDPARLERLLHANFTGTALLCQLAAARLAGRGGGVVCAFSSVAGDRARPANYLYGASKAGLSAFLDGLGLAYADRDVRVVCVKPGFVRTEMTAGLPVPPFAGDADAVAARALRAMDAGRPVVYAPPIWRLIMALIRALPRSVMRRMKS encoded by the coding sequence ATGAAAGCCGCGTTCGTCGGCGCGACGCGCGGGATGGGCAAAGCCCTGGCCCGGCTCATGGCCGAGCGCGCCGACGCGCTGTTCCTGCTGGGCCGCGACGCCGCGACGCTCACGGTGGCCGCGCGTGATCTCGAGGCGCGGGGCGCCCGCGCGCCCGTCCGCGTGGGCCCGCTCGACCTGGCCGACTCCACCGGGTTCCTCGCCGCGCTGGACGCGGCCGACGCCGCGCTGGGCCGCTTCGACACGTTCGTCGTCACCGGCGGTCTCTTCGGCGAGCAGGGTGAGTTGGCCTCCGATCCCGCACGGCTCGAGCGCCTGCTCCACGCCAACTTCACCGGCACCGCACTCCTGTGTCAGCTCGCGGCGGCACGCCTCGCCGGGCGGGGCGGCGGGGTCGTCTGCGCGTTCTCGTCGGTGGCGGGCGACCGCGCCCGCCCCGCCAACTATCTCTACGGCGCCTCCAAGGCCGGGCTCTCCGCCTTCCTCGACGGGCTCGGGCTCGCCTACGCCGACCGCGACGTCCGCGTGGTCTGCGTGAAGCCGGGATTCGTCCGCACGGAGATGACGGCGGGGCTGCCGGTGCCCCCGTTTGCGGGCGACGCGGATGCGGTGGCGGCACGGGCGCTGCGTGCGATGGATGCCGGCCGGCCCGTGGTGTACGCCCCGCCTATCTGGCGGCTGATCATGGCGCTGATCCGCGCTCTCCCGCGCTCCGTGATGCGCCGCATGAAGTCCTAG
- the gltX gene encoding glutamate--tRNA ligase, with translation MPEPVRVRFAPSPTGHLHVGGARTALFNWAFARAHRGVFILRVEDTDRERSTEEYLASVLDALRWLGIDWDEGPPTPGYRQTERFEIYRAHAERLFAEGRAYRCRCTPAELDSLRKAAQARGETFRYPGTCRDANVPASEPHALRLRIADEGQTVVEDLLHGSVAFDHSQLDDWILVRTDGTPTYNFCVVVDDVTMKITHVIRGDDHLSNTPKQVQCYRALGYPIPAFAHIPLILGPDKNRLSKRHGATSVQAFREAGVVAEALFNYLARLGWSHGDQEVFTREEIGQYFDLAHVGLAAAVFDRTKLEWLSQHWIKTLPAPTLAERLPTFLERAGLPVPADRAWLARVVATLQERAKTLVEMAEAATFYFRAPAAYDAAATAKFWGAEAPGRYALIVKRLEGQADMDPASLEAFYRGLAAELGLKLVDLAQLTRLALTGRTASPPIFDIIGILGKKETLRRLRGAQAAAEGRR, from the coding sequence ATGCCCGAGCCTGTGCGCGTGCGCTTCGCTCCGAGCCCGACCGGTCATCTGCACGTGGGCGGCGCTCGCACTGCGCTGTTCAACTGGGCCTTCGCCCGCGCGCATCGCGGGGTCTTCATCCTGCGCGTGGAGGACACCGATCGCGAGCGCTCGACCGAGGAGTATCTGGCGTCGGTGCTCGACGCGCTGCGATGGCTCGGGATCGACTGGGACGAGGGGCCGCCCACACCCGGCTACCGGCAGACCGAGCGCTTCGAGATCTATCGCGCGCACGCCGAGCGGCTCTTCGCGGAGGGCCGCGCCTACCGCTGCCGGTGCACGCCCGCCGAGCTCGACAGCCTCCGCAAGGCCGCCCAGGCCCGCGGGGAGACCTTCCGCTACCCGGGGACATGTCGGGACGCGAACGTGCCGGCGAGCGAGCCGCACGCTCTGCGTCTGCGCATCGCCGACGAGGGGCAGACGGTGGTGGAGGATCTCCTCCACGGATCAGTGGCGTTCGATCACAGTCAGCTCGACGACTGGATCCTCGTCCGTACCGATGGCACGCCCACCTATAACTTCTGTGTGGTGGTGGACGACGTCACGATGAAGATCACCCACGTGATCCGCGGCGACGACCACCTCTCGAACACGCCGAAGCAGGTGCAGTGCTACCGCGCCCTCGGCTATCCCATTCCGGCCTTCGCCCACATTCCGCTCATCCTCGGGCCGGACAAGAACCGCCTGTCCAAGCGCCACGGGGCGACGAGCGTGCAGGCCTTCCGCGAGGCGGGGGTGGTGGCCGAGGCCCTGTTCAACTACCTGGCCCGGCTCGGCTGGTCCCACGGCGATCAGGAGGTCTTCACCCGCGAGGAGATCGGCCAGTACTTCGACCTCGCTCACGTGGGCCTCGCCGCCGCCGTCTTCGACCGCACCAAGCTCGAGTGGCTGAGCCAGCACTGGATCAAGACCTTGCCGGCGCCGACCCTGGCCGAGCGCCTGCCCACCTTCCTCGAGCGCGCCGGGCTGCCGGTGCCCGCGGACCGCGCCTGGCTCGCCCGCGTGGTCGCCACGCTCCAGGAGCGCGCGAAGACGCTGGTGGAGATGGCGGAGGCGGCGACCTTCTACTTCCGCGCGCCGGCCGCGTACGACGCGGCGGCCACCGCGAAGTTCTGGGGGGCGGAGGCGCCCGGCCGCTACGCGCTCATCGTGAAGCGGCTCGAGGGGCAGGCGGACATGGACCCCGCCTCGCTCGAGGCGTTCTACCGGGGGCTCGCCGCCGAGCTCGGCCTCAAGCTCGTGGATCTCGCCCAGCTCACGCGCCTGGCCCTCACCGGCCGTACCGCGAGCCCGCCCATCTTCGACATCATCGGCATCCTGGGCAAGAAGGAGACCCTCCGGCGCCTGCGCGGCGCCCAGGCCGCCGCCGAGGGCCGGCGGTGA
- a CDS encoding histidine phosphatase family protein has protein sequence MRRLLLARHGQSVSNAVRRFQGVQDIALSELGERQAEALGAALARRRIAAIYASPLQRARRTAEIVAAATGAPLEPVADLRELSLGEWEGCTVEEVRARPGDPYTCWVRDPVGAMPPGGEPLAEVQARVLRAIATIEHAHPNGDDVLVVCHGGVIGAYLAYCLALPLSSIWRLTLSNCSISEVAPPRVLTMNDTAHLHGVAEPPGGFRPLSP, from the coding sequence GTGAGACGGCTCCTCCTCGCCCGCCACGGCCAGTCGGTGTCCAACGCCGTCCGGCGCTTCCAGGGCGTGCAAGACATCGCCCTGTCCGAGCTGGGCGAGCGCCAGGCGGAAGCCCTCGGCGCCGCCCTCGCGCGCCGGCGCATCGCCGCCATCTACGCGAGCCCGCTCCAGCGCGCCCGCCGCACCGCGGAGATCGTGGCCGCGGCCACCGGCGCTCCGCTCGAGCCGGTCGCGGATCTCCGGGAGCTGTCGCTGGGCGAGTGGGAGGGCTGCACGGTGGAGGAGGTGCGGGCCCGCCCGGGCGATCCCTACACCTGCTGGGTGCGCGACCCCGTGGGTGCCATGCCGCCGGGCGGCGAGCCGCTGGCGGAGGTGCAGGCGCGGGTGCTGCGCGCGATCGCGACGATCGAGCACGCACATCCGAATGGTGACGACGTGCTGGTCGTGTGCCACGGCGGCGTGATCGGCGCGTATCTCGCCTACTGCCTGGCCCTTCCGCTGTCCTCGATTTGGCGGCTGACGCTGTCGAATTGCTCGATCAGCGAGGTGGCCCCCCCGCGCGTGCTCACGATGAACGACACCGCCCATCTCCACGGCGTGGCGGAGCCGCCCGGCGGGTTCCGGCCGCTGTCGCCATGA
- a CDS encoding Na/Pi cotransporter family protein gives MSLLSLAGGLAILLYGMQLSGEGLQRAAGGQLRHLLTSMTRTRLSAVAAGALVTALIQSSSATTLMLIGFVSAGLMTFRQSLGVILGADIGTTFTVQLLAFNLRDLAFALLAVGFGLAFFGRRGLVKNLGQAVLGFGFLFLGMRLMTDGIAPVTEHPLARQVLVAFASNPAMGVLAGAVLSAGMASSAATIGVLLSLAHQGLLPLEGAIPVVLGANIGTCTAALAASMRSTSDARRVAVAHIAFKVLGVALVFPFIHPLTALVAATAGETARQIANAHTLFNVAISALFLPFAPFAARAITALVPEEERGDNPLKTRYLDDRYLDQPSLALGQATREALRMGDVAQSMLRDALVVLRRDDRELLEEVERRDDQLDYLEREIKMFLTRLGRETMSSDMAAREIGLISFIGNLENIGDIVDKNLMELARKKLYQGRRFSEEGETELVEFHGIVSKNLERAIAAVAASDRALAQEVLDQRPFIRQRERELRESHLARLRRGLAESLETSEIHLDVLTNLKRISSHVTALVFPILEEEV, from the coding sequence ATGAGCCTGCTCTCGCTGGCGGGCGGTCTCGCGATCCTGCTCTACGGGATGCAGCTGTCCGGCGAGGGCCTGCAGCGCGCGGCGGGCGGCCAGCTCCGCCATCTCCTCACGAGCATGACGCGGACCCGGCTCTCCGCGGTGGCGGCGGGCGCGCTCGTCACCGCGCTGATCCAGTCGTCCTCCGCGACCACGTTGATGCTGATCGGCTTCGTGTCCGCCGGCCTCATGACGTTCCGCCAGTCGCTCGGCGTGATCCTGGGCGCGGACATCGGCACGACCTTCACTGTGCAGCTGCTCGCCTTCAACCTGCGCGACCTGGCCTTCGCCTTGCTCGCCGTCGGCTTCGGGCTGGCCTTCTTCGGCCGGCGCGGCCTTGTGAAGAACCTCGGCCAGGCGGTGCTGGGCTTTGGCTTCCTGTTCCTCGGCATGCGCCTGATGACGGACGGCATCGCCCCCGTCACCGAGCATCCGCTCGCCCGCCAGGTGTTGGTCGCCTTCGCGTCGAATCCCGCCATGGGCGTGCTCGCCGGCGCGGTCCTCAGCGCTGGGATGGCCTCCTCGGCCGCCACCATCGGGGTGCTCCTGTCCCTCGCCCACCAGGGGCTGCTCCCGCTGGAAGGCGCGATCCCGGTGGTGCTGGGCGCCAACATCGGGACCTGCACCGCCGCCCTCGCCGCGAGCATGCGGTCCACCTCGGACGCGCGCCGGGTCGCGGTGGCGCACATCGCCTTCAAGGTCCTGGGCGTCGCCCTCGTGTTCCCGTTCATCCACCCGCTCACCGCGCTCGTCGCGGCGACGGCGGGGGAGACCGCGCGGCAGATCGCCAACGCGCATACACTCTTCAACGTCGCGATCAGCGCGCTCTTCTTGCCCTTTGCCCCCTTCGCCGCGCGCGCCATCACCGCGCTCGTGCCGGAGGAGGAGCGCGGCGACAACCCGCTCAAGACCCGTTACCTCGACGATCGCTATCTCGACCAGCCCTCGCTCGCCCTCGGCCAGGCCACCCGGGAGGCCCTGCGCATGGGCGACGTGGCCCAGAGCATGCTGCGCGACGCGCTCGTGGTGCTGCGGCGCGACGATCGCGAGCTGCTGGAGGAGGTCGAGCGGCGCGACGATCAGCTCGACTATCTCGAGCGCGAGATCAAGATGTTCCTCACCCGCCTCGGCCGGGAGACCATGAGCTCCGACATGGCGGCCCGCGAGATCGGGCTGATCTCGTTCATCGGCAACCTCGAGAACATCGGCGACATCGTGGACAAGAACCTCATGGAGCTCGCCCGCAAGAAGCTCTACCAGGGCCGGCGGTTCTCGGAGGAAGGGGAGACCGAGCTGGTCGAGTTCCACGGCATCGTGTCGAAGAATCTCGAGCGGGCGATCGCCGCCGTCGCCGCGAGCGACCGCGCCCTCGCCCAGGAGGTGCTGGACCAGCGGCCGTTCATCCGCCAGAGGGAGCGAGAGCTGCGCGAGTCGCACCTCGCGCGCCTGCGCCGTGGGCTCGCCGAGTCGCTGGAGACCTCCGAGATCCACCTCGACGTGCTCACCAATCTCAAGCGGATCTCCTCGCACGTCACCGCCCTCGTATTCCCGATCCTCGAAGAGGAAGTTTGA
- the glgA gene encoding glycogen synthase GlgA: MRILLMASEAAPYAKTGGLADVAGALPRALAGLGHDVRILMPKYRGVEACAGTLSVAASGIRVSLGDRTAEGALFEAQAPGGVTVYFLGHDHYYDREALYGTAEGDYWDNCERFIFLCRGGLEAVAALGAQGWRPQVIHANDWQTGLVPVYLQTLYRAHPVLGPITTLFTIHNLAYQGVFWHYDMPMTGLGWDLFTPAALEFYGRLNFLKGGLVFSELLTTVSRTYSQEIRTAAFGAGLEGVLEERSADLHGVVNGIDYEAWNPATDPVLAKRYGPGELEAKAICRQALQEEMGLERGGGPIVGMVTRLATQKGLDLTLDALPGLLATSARLVLLGSGDAPLEEAFVAAAAAYPGRVAVRIGYNDDLARRIYAGSDCFLMPSRYEPCGLGQLIALRYGAVPIVRRTGGLADTVHEVDPARRTGTGFLFDAFAVDALVEAVRRAAAAHADPALWSAIVRNGMAEDFSWDASAREYVTLYRKAMKARTIRERGSQP; this comes from the coding sequence CTGCGCATTCTCCTCATGGCCTCCGAGGCCGCGCCCTACGCCAAGACGGGCGGGCTCGCCGACGTGGCGGGCGCGCTCCCCCGGGCCCTCGCCGGCCTGGGCCACGACGTGCGGATCCTGATGCCGAAGTATCGGGGCGTCGAGGCCTGCGCGGGCACGCTGAGCGTCGCCGCCAGCGGCATCCGGGTCTCCCTGGGCGATCGCACCGCGGAGGGCGCGCTGTTCGAGGCGCAGGCGCCGGGCGGCGTCACCGTCTATTTTCTCGGCCACGATCACTACTACGACCGCGAGGCCCTCTACGGCACCGCGGAGGGGGACTACTGGGACAACTGCGAGCGCTTCATCTTCCTGTGCCGCGGCGGGCTCGAGGCGGTGGCGGCGCTGGGCGCGCAGGGCTGGCGGCCCCAGGTGATCCACGCCAATGACTGGCAGACCGGGCTCGTGCCCGTGTATCTGCAGACCCTCTACCGCGCGCACCCCGTCCTGGGGCCGATCACCACCCTCTTCACCATCCACAACCTGGCCTATCAGGGCGTGTTCTGGCACTACGACATGCCCATGACTGGTCTCGGCTGGGATCTCTTCACGCCCGCCGCGCTCGAGTTCTACGGCCGGCTCAACTTCCTCAAGGGCGGGCTCGTGTTCTCGGAGCTGCTCACCACGGTGAGCCGAACCTATTCCCAGGAGATCCGCACCGCCGCGTTCGGAGCGGGGCTGGAGGGCGTGCTGGAGGAGCGGAGCGCGGACCTCCACGGCGTGGTGAACGGGATCGACTACGAGGCGTGGAACCCCGCCACCGACCCGGTGCTCGCCAAGCGCTACGGGCCGGGGGAGCTCGAGGCCAAGGCGATCTGCCGCCAGGCTCTCCAGGAGGAGATGGGGCTCGAGCGCGGCGGCGGCCCCATCGTCGGTATGGTGACGCGCCTCGCCACCCAGAAGGGCCTCGACCTCACCCTCGACGCGCTGCCCGGGCTGCTCGCCACGTCCGCCCGCCTCGTCCTGCTGGGATCGGGCGACGCCCCGCTCGAGGAAGCCTTCGTCGCGGCGGCCGCCGCGTATCCGGGTCGAGTGGCGGTGCGCATCGGCTACAACGACGACCTCGCGCGACGCATCTACGCGGGGTCCGACTGCTTCCTGATGCCATCGCGCTACGAGCCCTGCGGGCTCGGGCAGCTCATCGCCCTGCGCTACGGGGCGGTGCCGATCGTGCGGCGCACCGGCGGCCTCGCCGACACCGTGCACGAGGTCGACCCGGCCCGCCGCACCGGCACGGGCTTCCTCTTCGATGCCTTCGCGGTCGACGCGCTCGTGGAGGCGGTGCGCCGTGCCGCCGCCGCGCACGCCGATCCGGCGCTGTGGAGCGCCATCGTCCGGAACGGGATGGCCGAGGACTTTTCCTGGGACGCCTCGGCGCGGGAATACGTGACCCTCTACCGCAAGGCCATGAAGGCGCGCACGATTCGCGAGCGGGGGAGCCAGCCATGA
- a CDS encoding P-II family nitrogen regulator, producing the protein MKKVEAVIKPFKLDDVKEALTQLGVYGMTVTEVRGFGRQKGHTELYRGSEYTIDFLPKVKIEVVLPDELVDKVVTAIASAAKTGSIGDGKVFVLPMSEAIRIRTGEKGESAI; encoded by the coding sequence ATGAAGAAGGTCGAGGCGGTGATCAAGCCATTCAAGCTAGACGACGTCAAGGAGGCCCTGACCCAGCTCGGGGTGTACGGCATGACCGTCACCGAGGTGCGCGGGTTCGGCCGCCAGAAGGGGCACACGGAGCTCTATCGCGGCTCGGAGTACACCATCGACTTCCTGCCCAAGGTGAAGATCGAGGTGGTGTTGCCCGACGAGCTCGTGGACAAGGTAGTGACAGCGATCGCGTCCGCCGCCAAGACCGGCTCCATCGGCGACGGCAAGGTCTTCGTGCTGCCCATGAGCGAGGCCATCCGGATCCGCACGGGGGAAAAAGGCGAGAGCGCTATCTGA